ATATAGCTTCTCACaatactgtttccaattccatcTTGTTTTAATCTCTTCCTTACCTGTAAGGATGTTGCCATGTTCGTCTTTCACAACATTGAGCCGGGGCGTTGGTTTACTGGTCAGCAGCTTGATGTTTCTGGGCATGTCCCTGGTGTTATTAGTTACACTGTTCCTTTCTACCTCGGCACACTTCTGCTTGATGAAATCCTTTCTTTTGTCTTTCCTGGTCTGCTTCTGGATTCTCCCACTAAGATCACAGTATTTTTGGCGATGGTCATCCTTATCAAGTCCCTTTTCCTTGATCTTCCTTCTTTGGTCAGCTAggttaaaaacttcttttgtaagACATGGCTTTTTCTTACTCTTACGTTTTGGCAGTGTCTTATGTGCTGAATCTGTTACTGCATGCTTGATTTCTTCCCACAGTTCCTCTGGTGTAGACTCTTCAGGATCACCTTCCAATAATCTTTGGAATTGGTTTCTCACTTCTACTCTATAGCTATCAGTGATCTTGCTTACGTCATATCTTATTGgctttcgatggtctatattttttcatggGAACATACTCCAAGGATTATTCGCACATCTACACCACACTTTCAAaagtagattgacttgttcgattACTCTGCTCGTGACACTTCTTTTGTAAACTTTGATCAAGGCAACTTcaaaccagggccggatttaccatagggccagatgggcccccaCATTTATGGGCCCccagaattgccctgtgcagtgtgcatcttccagtttagccgaaaaacaccatgttttgggccaaaatagggtacactGGCCCGTACGAACTGGcccgttatatagcaaaattcagcttaaatttgggctaaaatagtctaaaattgacatttttttcgcgcgcaaatgtgctagtaaaatctaaaaacgttgccacttgagtgcacatgccttcctcacggtgcgtttggggcctccaaattttggcctggcccaaggCCCCCAAAACGGTAAATCAGGCCCTGCTTCAAACGAATTGATTCTgcggtcacacgattatgtaacaaactgaaatgaaagttCCTAAAAAAGAgtacagacaaaggtatcggtaatgatgtcagtcaagagcttaggtaggataataggaaaccacgtgaccaaaaccaaaactaatcctaatactcataacttgaaaccacttttggcactgagcagtcgaaatataCCATTTTGGGAAGTCCTGAAAGCCTTTGCGATTAAAGCCAAAATTACGTCATCGTTGATGCGCAGTCCAACGTACACAGTGACGATGTGCGCCGCATCAACGAAACGTAGGCTCTTTGCAAAGGATTCTGCGAACTACCGAAAAGGTAGTTTACGAAATTACGAAAACACAAAATATAAGAGCAAAATTACGTATGTACCATTTTAATTTACCCTTTGTACGCACCTTTTGattatttcttctttttcgtcTTTACTTAGAAAAATGTCCAGGATGTTATTATCTCGCATGCTATAAGAATGATTACCATACGATGTACAGGAGAAATTCACCGGTTTAGCGCAGTACCATGGAGCTCCCGTGATCGGCTCGGTGAAGTTGCACATTTCGGCAACATAGGATTCGTTCTCCCGctgttttatataaaaatatgGCGTTATGTGACAAGCTGAAACTCCTACATCGTTGCCATTCCAGAAGAATCCATCATACGAAGCTCTGGTGGGAAACTTTTCACTTACACGTCTTAGTGCAGAGACGGCTTCACTAGAATGCATCACAGTAACTGAGATGCGGAGGTTGCCAGTCCAGCGTAACGTGAATCGAGCAGTGTAAGAGCCGTTCATGTGGTCTTGGATTCCTCCGTCAGGAATAGCGCTTGATTTTGTGTCCAAGGAGGACAAAATCACAAACAGGTGGTCCCCGCCATATTGTTTCGTCACGTTTTTACCATCTTTTACGAGTATTTCTATTTCAATAGTATCACATAAATTATATTGAGATTTGGGGTTAATGATACGAAAATAAGAATTACTGGCGCTCGTAAATACCGTGTATTTCTTGCTCGGGAACGCGTCTCGATATATTGAGCGTAAGCTGGGAACTTTAAGTAAAAAAGACGAAGCATTTTTCAGCCATTCTGGAGCCGGGGATTCACCGGCAAACACGTGGACACCATATTGCTTGAGTGATTCCACGCCAGATCTTCTTGCTGCCTTCTTGGTTTCTAATAGATGACGTACCTGAAATAAGAAAAGCAGCCGAAATGTATGCGGATACGTTTTGTACACAAACTTCATCAATTCGGTACAGAAACAGTGTCGAAAACTGAACTCAAAAGTCACTTTTTCTTAAATTGTACATACCCttccagatttcagatttaggttgagacaAGTTTTCTAGAAATTCAGAGAAAGTGTTGTTGCGGACGAAAGAGAagcaccatgatgcagtcatgtctacagtagaattcatctcgacctttgcatgacttaaaccccattaaaagctattaaaccaagataacactcattgaagcagctcaactgattaaatcagatcttctctggttgtgcacaagtgtctgttttacatgtgcgacatcgcaataaagctggtattatagcttcagttgggtaaccgattataaaggaaacgaaaggaaacaatggtatgtgtacctttgttcacgaaatgagacaatgacctgctttttgttaaccagcattcttcaaaatgagcaacataatgattgttgacttaacacggtttggaaataatttcttcatatttttggtgttatctgtcgtttacatatccttcctaaaacacaaaagtgcgaccctctccaaacatctaaattagctaaaaatttaggacatgttacaaaactatattttctagaacctatttagaatagtttaaatgtagcttgtaccgttatagctcaatattttcggtcaaatctccattcaattaacacggggagttggctagctatgagctagctatgctttgccctcactcatattctacgaaagtgcgaccccttctgaacatctaacctagctgtaattttaggtcatattagagaaatatatttgctagaagtttggagaatagttaaaatattggccggttatttttcacacagtgatgttaactaggcaatgcccatatacctataacatacactgtttgtagaggtcacgcgtcaatggtgagagcactgtgtattgtgtatataggaaaacggacagtaactgcagtatgcatgatGTTGCTGTCGCTATGGAAAATCTCAGCGCAGTAAAATCATCGAAAACAAGGGTCAAAAATACCTTTTCATTGAATTATAATTTAAACCTCCCAATTTCAGAGTTAGGTTGGGATATGTTTTTTAGAAATTCACATAAAATTGCAGAACAACACATATTTGTGAGCCAAAGAGAAGTACTTTTTACCTTCGCTATGGAAAATCTAATATTTGATCTCAATGGGCAAAACAACGAGAGCCTATGCATGCTAATACGTTTTGTACACAAACTGTTCAATTCGGCATAGAAACCGTGGCGAAAACAAAGGTCAAAAATACCTTTCAAGTCAATCATAAacctccagatttcagatttaggttgagacattttttcaagaaattcacagaaaaccacagcaaacacaaaaacgtttttaaaacgttttaaataagttatattttgggttttggtttaggtaaaaacgttttaataacattaaaatgtcgggttatataaaggtcatgaaatcgttttaaaacgttttgtatgaaaacacactacaacaatatttttaaaatgttttcgaaatgtcattgtaaactatttttgcaaacatttttgttttgtgtttcaacacttaaataacattatgttaaaatatttgcacccagcaaacacagaaatgttcttaaaatgttttttacaaaacgttttaataacatttaaatgtcgggttacataaaggtcgtgaaaacattttaaaaacgttattgtaaatattttgggcaaacattttttgcaaaatatttt
The Amphiura filiformis chromosome 3, Afil_fr2py, whole genome shotgun sequence DNA segment above includes these coding regions:
- the LOC140148793 gene encoding NXPE family member 3-like; translated protein: MERVSRIIILLTAVMFCYLTTTLHYGIWNAQSTMFNLPSPKQQLLENVYHGPVMEIGIEGPPWTPDERIKIRITNMTNDQKTKNSEVRHLLETKKAARRSGVESLKQYGVHVFAGESPAPEWLKNASSFLLKVPSLRSIYRDAFPSKKYTVFTSASNSYFRIINPKSQYNLCDTIEIEILVKDGKNVTKQYGGDHLFVILSSLDTKSSAIPDGGIQDHMNGSYTARFTLRWTGNLRISVTVMHSSEAVSALRRVSEKFPTRASYDGFFWNGNDVGVSACHITPYFYIKQRENESYVAEMCNFTEPITGAPWYCAKPVNFSCTSYGNHSYSMRDNNILDIFLSKDEKEEIIKRPSEITSIGNARVRVQMPAITDSLQSVALTCASQQLPQCDIKNKPEQNQNIVAGFYHRDNWISLHCNTHIGTNTTFLSNCLRDKTLYFLGDSTLRQWFVYFLEKLGERKIDSALIQSLKMGMDYWKSRTLNIS